In Notolabrus celidotus isolate fNotCel1 chromosome 22, fNotCel1.pri, whole genome shotgun sequence, one genomic interval encodes:
- the LOC117805962 gene encoding glutamate-rich protein 1 isoform X2 produces the protein MKIFQTKVLQKLYPVAPKPEKEPKPPPIVESLAKTTVKRKASQVDSTTEDAGKTQSSSDPGRRRLYTVLSPPADYKPHPEKSITLPLLESINSAEDPAESADNSNEDEGEEQKRKRRRRKKKPESSTGQSQTPVDEGGEIISRNKKRKLKKKRHKEKLRSMGLMPPAAALEFTYQKDGVEEEEDEMEDNERRAAEVSEFLRTTTEMYLSDSSSCQDKLPLSGAVDNLLGNIACRDEPTSVLKLLYGLKVLVQQKKIEKLEEALGEFQNTSFLSEEETTAVVALFQYWITDLLPMQGDQTTGGSTMHP, from the exons ATGAAAA TTTTTCAAACAAAAGTACTCCAGAAGCTGTATCCTGTGGCTCCCAAACCTGAGAAGGAGCCTAAACCACCACCCATTGTAGAGAGTCTAGCCAAAACAACTGTGAAAAGAAAAGCCTCTCAAGTGGACTCTACAACTG aagATGCAGGGAAGACACAGAGTTCATCTGATCCAGGCAGGCGCAGGCTATACACAGTCCTTTCTCCCCCTGCAGACTACAAACCACATCCAGAGAAATCCATCACACTCCCCCTGCTAGAAAGCATAAATAGTGCCGAAGACCCAGCTG AGAGTGCCGATAATAGCAATGAAGACgagggagaagagcagaaaagaaagaggaggagaaggaaaaagaaaccaGAGTCCAGCACGGGTCAGAGTCAGACCCCTGTTGATGAGGGAGGAGAGATCATCAGCAGGAACAAGAAGAGGAAACTGAAGAAGAAACGGCACAAAGAGAAGCTGCGCTCTATGGGTCTGATGCCTCCGGCTGCTGCCCTGGAGTTCACATACCAAAAAGACGGggtagaagaggaggaggatgagatgGAGGATAATGAGAGGAGAGCTGCTGAAGTGTCAGAATTCCTCAGGACAACAACAGAAATGTATTTGTCAGATT CCTCATCGTGTCAAGACAAGCTACCTCTGTCAGGGGCTGTGGATAACCTTCTGGGCAACATAGCCTGCAGAGACGAGCCCACCTCAGTCCTGAAGCTGCTCTACGGCCTTAAGGTCTTAGTTCAGCAGAAAAAGATAGAGAAACTGGAAGAGGCACTGGGGGAGTTCCAAAACACTTCCTTTTTATCTGAAg AGGAAACCACTGCAGTCGTTGCACTGTTTCAATACTGGATCACAGACCTCCTTCCCATGCAGGGAGACCAGACAACAGGGGGCTCTACAATGCACCCATGA
- the zgc:193593 gene encoding uncharacterized protein zgc:193593 has protein sequence MFFRLTRLTPGYIRLLHTQAYRNVAMMPPVEKTMPGMAMLLGALGIGMCGYSSRQLALHHRPSSRVLQLVGTHTDASTMGTAAPKSTFHDVTRRAGAYQEILPPSFVGQKVPVK, from the exons ATGTTTTTCAGACTAACAAGACTGACTCCTGGATACATCAGGCTGCTGCAT aCCCAGGCCTACCGTAATGTAGCTATGATGCCCCCTGTGGAGAAGACCATGCCTGGCATGGCCATGCTCCTGGGGGCCTTGGGGATCGGGATGTGCGGCTACAGCTCCAGGCAGTTGGCCCTCCACCACCGGCCCTCCTCTCGTGTGCTGCAGTTGGtcggcacacacacagatgccaGCACGATGGGCACAGCGGCTCCTAAGAGCACCTTCCACGATGTAACACGCCGGGCTGGTGCATACCAGGAGATCCTGCCTCCATCCTTTGTTGGCCAGAAAGTTCCAGTGAAATAA
- the LOC117805962 gene encoding glutamate-rich protein 1 isoform X1: MAHRKEIFQTKVLQKLYPVAPKPEKEPKPPPIVESLAKTTVKRKASQVDSTTEDAGKTQSSSDPGRRRLYTVLSPPADYKPHPEKSITLPLLESINSAEDPAESADNSNEDEGEEQKRKRRRRKKKPESSTGQSQTPVDEGGEIISRNKKRKLKKKRHKEKLRSMGLMPPAAALEFTYQKDGVEEEEDEMEDNERRAAEVSEFLRTTTEMYLSDSSSCQDKLPLSGAVDNLLGNIACRDEPTSVLKLLYGLKVLVQQKKIEKLEEALGEFQNTSFLSEEETTAVVALFQYWITDLLPMQGDQTTGGSTMHP, from the exons ATGGCACATAGAAAAGAAA TTTTTCAAACAAAAGTACTCCAGAAGCTGTATCCTGTGGCTCCCAAACCTGAGAAGGAGCCTAAACCACCACCCATTGTAGAGAGTCTAGCCAAAACAACTGTGAAAAGAAAAGCCTCTCAAGTGGACTCTACAACTG aagATGCAGGGAAGACACAGAGTTCATCTGATCCAGGCAGGCGCAGGCTATACACAGTCCTTTCTCCCCCTGCAGACTACAAACCACATCCAGAGAAATCCATCACACTCCCCCTGCTAGAAAGCATAAATAGTGCCGAAGACCCAGCTG AGAGTGCCGATAATAGCAATGAAGACgagggagaagagcagaaaagaaagaggaggagaaggaaaaagaaaccaGAGTCCAGCACGGGTCAGAGTCAGACCCCTGTTGATGAGGGAGGAGAGATCATCAGCAGGAACAAGAAGAGGAAACTGAAGAAGAAACGGCACAAAGAGAAGCTGCGCTCTATGGGTCTGATGCCTCCGGCTGCTGCCCTGGAGTTCACATACCAAAAAGACGGggtagaagaggaggaggatgagatgGAGGATAATGAGAGGAGAGCTGCTGAAGTGTCAGAATTCCTCAGGACAACAACAGAAATGTATTTGTCAGATT CCTCATCGTGTCAAGACAAGCTACCTCTGTCAGGGGCTGTGGATAACCTTCTGGGCAACATAGCCTGCAGAGACGAGCCCACCTCAGTCCTGAAGCTGCTCTACGGCCTTAAGGTCTTAGTTCAGCAGAAAAAGATAGAGAAACTGGAAGAGGCACTGGGGGAGTTCCAAAACACTTCCTTTTTATCTGAAg AGGAAACCACTGCAGTCGTTGCACTGTTTCAATACTGGATCACAGACCTCCTTCCCATGCAGGGAGACCAGACAACAGGGGGCTCTACAATGCACCCATGA